A genomic stretch from Telopea speciosissima isolate NSW1024214 ecotype Mountain lineage chromosome 7, Tspe_v1, whole genome shotgun sequence includes:
- the LOC122667828 gene encoding mitochondrial outer membrane import complex protein METAXIN yields the protein MDEEKAKELVLVARKACFGLPTACPSCLPVYFYLRFADVAFDLQFNVIRPDADQIPYVEYGNYVAYNNENGGAIETLKEDGIVDLDSGLPSHTIPEWVSIKAMISSWLDDAVVYELWVGSDGSTAHKIYYSDLPWPIGKILYFKQVYTVKQLLGITKVNTERREAEIYRRASIAYEALSTRLGEQTFFFENRPTSLDAIFLGHALFVTQALPDTSVLRSKLLGHSNLIRYIEKFKMEFLEAGSLPSSLPRQSPFEPSSSSTPRRGGPSSWSSKPNSKPKREKTEEEKTFRRRAKYFLAAQCIAVLVFLSLMGGSDGAEVEIDDDDDGLNYEE from the exons atgGATGAAGAGAAGGCTAAGGAGCTTGTTCTTGTTGCAAGGAAAGCTTGTTTCGGTCTCCCAACAGCTTGTCCTTCCTGCTTGCCTGTATACTTTTATCTCAGATTCGCTGACGTGGCTTTCGATTTGCAGTTCAATGTAATTCGACCTGATGCAG ATCAAATTCCATATGTTGAATATGGCAATTATGTGGCCTACAACAATGAGAACGGTGGAGCCATTGAAACTTTAAAAGAAGATGGCATTGTAGATTTGGACTCTGGCCTCCCAAGTCACACCATCCCTGAGTGGGTTTCAATAAAGGCTATGATTAGTTCATGGCTTGATGATGCAGTGGTGTATGAACTCTGGGTTGGGTCTGATGGAAGTACTGCACATAAGATTTATTACTCTGATCTCCCATGGCCAATTGGAAAGATTCTGTACTTTAAACAAGTTTACACTGTGAAGCAGCTACTTGGCATTACAAAAGTCAACACTGAGCGAAGAGAAGCTGAG ATTTATAGGAGGGCATCAATTGCATATGAGGCACTTTCAACAAGGTTGGGGGAGCAGActtttttctttgaaaacag ACCGACAAGCTTGGATGCAATATTCCTTGGACATGCCCTTTTTGTTACTCAAGCCTTACCT GATACTTCAGTATTGCGAAGCAAACTATTGGGGCATAGCAATCTTATAAGATATATTGAAAAGTTTAAGATGGAGTTCTTGGAAGCTGGTTCATTGCCTTCATCTCTTCCACGGCAGTCTCCATTTGAGCCATCATCGTCATCTACTCCAAGAAGAGGAGGTCCTTCAAGTTGGA GTTCGAAACCCAATAGCAAACCCAAGAGGGAGAAGACAGAGGAGGAAAAAACCTTCAGGAGAAGAGCCAAGTACTTCTTGGCAGCACAATGTATTGCTGTCCTGGTTTTCCTCTCTCTCATGGGAGGATCTGATGGTGCTGAAGTCGAAattgacgatgatgatgatggcttAAATTACGAAGAGTGA